From Paenibacillus graminis, a single genomic window includes:
- a CDS encoding DegV family protein, protein MSIVKIFSDSTSDLPQGWKKTYDIGIIPLYVVFDDATYRDGVDITPEEVYRRVAAQGALPKTAAPSPADFMAAFEPVIRSGGDIVYISLSSALSSTYQNALLAAGEFPEGRVQVVDSETLCGGIALLVMKAARAAAKGQSALEIAAMVKKCRSQVETEFVVDTLDYLYMGGRCSGMQNFIGSLLKIRPVLRLIDGAIVPVSKIRGKKEKAVEQMLHHALEHAGDIDKELIIVAHTLAEEDAKYLEKALREQTGSGEIAIIHAGCVIGSHCGPGTVGLMYMH, encoded by the coding sequence ATGTCTATCGTAAAAATCTTTTCAGACAGCACTTCCGATTTGCCGCAAGGCTGGAAGAAAACGTATGATATTGGCATCATTCCGCTGTATGTCGTATTTGATGACGCTACTTACAGGGATGGGGTGGATATTACACCTGAGGAAGTGTACCGCCGGGTAGCCGCTCAAGGTGCCCTGCCGAAGACAGCTGCCCCCTCGCCCGCAGATTTTATGGCTGCCTTTGAGCCGGTGATCCGCAGCGGAGGAGATATCGTCTATATCAGTCTATCCTCTGCTTTATCCTCTACATATCAGAATGCCCTGCTCGCGGCAGGCGAGTTCCCGGAAGGCCGGGTGCAGGTCGTAGATTCCGAGACGCTGTGCGGAGGGATTGCCCTCCTGGTCATGAAGGCTGCCCGTGCAGCCGCCAAAGGCCAAAGTGCTCTGGAAATTGCCGCAATGGTGAAAAAGTGCCGCAGCCAGGTGGAAACGGAGTTTGTTGTAGATACGCTGGACTACCTGTACATGGGCGGACGCTGCTCCGGCATGCAGAATTTTATCGGCAGCCTGCTGAAGATCCGACCTGTGCTGCGTTTGATTGACGGCGCCATCGTGCCGGTCAGCAAGATTCGCGGCAAAAAGGAAAAAGCTGTCGAGCAGATGCTCCACCACGCCCTGGAGCATGCCGGTGATATCGACAAAGAGCTTATCATTGTTGCCCACACCCTCGCGGAAGAGGATGCCAAGTATTTGGAGAAAGCACTGCGTGAGCAGACGGGTTCCGGCGAAATCGCCATCATTCACGCAGGCTGTGTGATAGGAAGCCACTGTGGTCCAGGTACCGTCGGCCTCATGTATATGCATTAG
- a CDS encoding AraC family transcriptional regulator, with translation MEWLIRMKDALDYMESKMTEPLRIEDVAKVAHVSPFHFQRMFAMLTGVTVADYIRKRRLTLAAQELAISKIRVLDVALKYGYESPEAFAKAFRKAHGLTPSSAREPGVQLKAFPRLSFHLSLKGDQEMEYKIVEKPAFTVIGKSMEVTTRDGENLRRIPEFWNECNADGTSDKLIEVGTGKDWLGICMSMDMEKELLSYWIGVEGTPETDPQGYETAVIPAASWAVFTSAGPMPDAIQKVWQRIFQEWFPGTGYEHTGGPEFELYPPGDTGAEDYVCEVWIPVLKK, from the coding sequence TTGGAATGGCTGATCCGTATGAAAGATGCACTGGATTACATGGAGAGCAAAATGACGGAGCCACTGCGCATTGAGGACGTTGCCAAGGTGGCCCACGTCTCTCCGTTTCACTTTCAGCGGATGTTCGCCATGCTGACCGGAGTGACGGTGGCAGACTATATCCGCAAACGGAGATTGACCCTGGCAGCCCAGGAGCTGGCGATTTCAAAGATCAGGGTGCTCGATGTGGCGCTGAAATACGGATACGAGTCCCCCGAGGCGTTCGCCAAAGCGTTCCGCAAGGCGCATGGGCTAACCCCCTCCTCCGCACGGGAGCCTGGGGTACAGCTCAAAGCGTTCCCCCGCCTCTCCTTCCATCTATCATTGAAGGGAGATCAGGAAATGGAATACAAAATCGTAGAGAAACCTGCTTTTACCGTTATCGGTAAATCCATGGAGGTGACTACCCGGGACGGAGAAAATCTCCGCAGAATCCCCGAGTTTTGGAATGAATGCAATGCGGACGGCACTTCGGATAAGCTGATTGAAGTTGGCACGGGCAAAGATTGGCTCGGCATCTGTATGAGCATGGACATGGAGAAGGAGCTGCTGTCCTACTGGATCGGAGTGGAAGGCACACCCGAAACCGACCCGCAAGGCTACGAGACCGCAGTGATTCCAGCTGCAAGCTGGGCCGTATTCACTTCAGCCGGCCCTATGCCCGATGCGATTCAGAAGGTGTGGCAGCGGATTTTTCAGGAATGGTTCCCGGGAACCGGCTATGAGCATACGGGCGGACCGGAGTTTGAGTTGTATCCGCCAGGCGATACGGGTGCAGAGGATTATGTCTGTGAAGTGTGGATACCGGTGCTCAAGAAGTAA
- a CDS encoding glycoside hydrolase family 13 protein — protein MNRTFWKEAVVYQIYPRSFQDSNGDGIGDLRGIISRLDYLHKLGVDVVWLSPVYKSPNDDNGYDISDYEDIMDEFGTLGDWEDLLNGLHARGIKLMMDLVINHSSDEHAWFVESRSSKDNPYRDYYIWRPGGPNGELPNNWSSIFSGPAWELDEKTGEYYLHLFSRKQPDLNWENPKLREALYKMMAFWLDKGVDGLRMDVINMISKVEGLPSAYYEGLAPGELAGGGQYYMNGPRVHEYLQEMNREVLSKYNVMTVGETPGATVEDAILYTAEDRNELQMVFQFEHMDIDSGPGGKWNVTPWNLTKLRDILHKWQVGLADRGWNSLYLNNHDQPRMVSRFGNDREYRVISAKMLATLLHTLKGTPYIYQGEEIGMTNVQFPQLEDYKDIEIHNMYKEKVTDGGGDHEATLKAIHVKGRDNARTPMQWDSSPNAGFTEGTPWLKLNPRYEEINVEQALADPDSVFYYYQKLISLRKNHPVMVYGDYELLLPEHEFIYAYTRTLEGERWLILLNFCEHPQTVDLLEELNAVTETVISNYPEEQPAMDRETLRPYEARVCRLGG, from the coding sequence ATGAACAGAACCTTTTGGAAAGAAGCCGTTGTCTATCAGATCTATCCACGCAGCTTCCAGGACAGCAACGGAGACGGAATCGGAGATTTGCGCGGGATTATCTCCCGTCTCGATTATCTGCACAAGCTGGGGGTCGATGTCGTCTGGCTGTCGCCGGTCTACAAATCTCCAAATGACGATAATGGCTATGATATCAGCGATTACGAGGACATTATGGATGAATTCGGCACCCTTGGCGACTGGGAGGATCTGCTGAACGGGCTGCATGCACGCGGCATCAAGCTGATGATGGACCTTGTCATCAACCATTCCTCGGATGAGCATGCCTGGTTCGTGGAATCCCGTTCCTCTAAGGATAATCCATACCGGGATTATTACATCTGGCGGCCCGGCGGCCCGAATGGCGAGCTGCCGAACAATTGGAGCTCCATCTTCAGCGGCCCGGCCTGGGAACTGGATGAAAAAACAGGCGAATATTATCTGCATCTCTTCTCACGCAAGCAGCCGGATCTCAACTGGGAGAATCCGAAGCTGCGTGAGGCGCTGTACAAGATGATGGCTTTTTGGCTGGACAAAGGGGTAGACGGGCTGCGGATGGACGTCATCAATATGATTTCCAAGGTGGAAGGCCTGCCTTCGGCCTATTATGAGGGTCTTGCTCCCGGCGAGCTGGCCGGCGGCGGACAATATTATATGAACGGCCCGCGTGTCCACGAATATTTGCAGGAAATGAACCGGGAGGTTCTCTCCAAATATAATGTAATGACCGTTGGTGAGACACCGGGTGCTACGGTAGAAGACGCCATCCTGTATACCGCTGAAGACCGGAATGAGCTGCAGATGGTCTTTCAATTCGAGCATATGGATATAGACTCCGGCCCCGGCGGCAAATGGAATGTCACTCCCTGGAACTTGACCAAGCTGCGCGATATCCTGCATAAATGGCAGGTAGGTCTGGCGGACCGCGGCTGGAACAGCCTGTACCTGAACAACCATGACCAGCCCCGGATGGTTTCCAGATTCGGCAATGACCGGGAATACCGTGTGATTTCGGCCAAAATGCTTGCTACCCTGCTGCATACGCTAAAAGGCACGCCCTACATTTATCAAGGTGAGGAAATCGGCATGACGAACGTGCAGTTCCCGCAGCTTGAAGATTACAAGGATATTGAAATCCATAATATGTACAAGGAAAAGGTAACGGATGGCGGCGGCGATCATGAAGCCACCCTGAAGGCGATCCATGTCAAAGGCCGGGACAATGCCCGCACGCCTATGCAGTGGGACTCCTCCCCCAATGCCGGATTTACCGAAGGAACGCCGTGGCTCAAGCTCAATCCGCGCTATGAGGAGATCAATGTGGAACAGGCGCTGGCTGATCCGGATTCGGTATTTTATTATTATCAGAAGCTGATTAGTCTGCGCAAAAACCATCCTGTTATGGTCTATGGCGATTACGAACTGCTGCTGCCGGAGCATGAATTCATTTATGCCTATACCCGGACGCTGGAAGGGGAACGGTGGCTGATCTTGTTGAATTTCTGCGAACACCCGCAGACCGTAGATCTCCTGGAGGAGCTGAACGCCGTGACCGAAACGGTCATCAGCAACTATCCTGAGGAGCAGCCGGCCATGGACCGGGAAACCCTGCGTCCTTATGAAGCCAGAGTCTGCCGTCTGGGGGGCTGA
- a CDS encoding glycoside hydrolase family 65 protein, with protein MKQYLKIDEWSIIEESFDPQTQEISESVFSIGNGYMGGRANFEEQYSGHSLQGSYMAGVYYPDKTRVGWWKNGYPEYFAKVLNSTNWIGINIDIDGTPLDLAACTVSEFRRELNMKEGTLSRSFTAVTADGKEVRVDSLRIVSMARREIGAIRYSISPVNFAGELTITPYLDGDIKNKDANYDEKFWNEVEKKGGPDGGHLTLKTKKLDFHVTSAYLFDILLNGEKLASEAVTIEEEKYVASKVSFPVKSGDQVVIYKYAANVTSRNHGLGQLVEAAETALHSAREAGFATLLTEQAEAWKDKWKESDIIIEGDVSAQQAIRFNIFQLNQTYTGEDDRLNIGPKGFTGEKYGGSTYWDTEAYCVPFYLSTADSSIARNLLIYRYKHLEKAKENARKLGFKKGALYPMVTMNGEECHNEWEITFEEIHRNGAIAYAIYNYVNYTGDQAYLGQYGLEVLVEISRFWEERVHYVPHKDKYVMLGVTGPNEYENNVNNNWYTNRMASWTMEYTLEALKYLQENESARYAELVDKLELAEDETAKWNDIIAKMYYAADEELGIFLQQDGFLDKEIIQVKDVLPENLPLNQKWSWDRILRSCFIKQADVLQGLYFLGDRYDLETKKRNFDFYEPITVHESSLSPCIHAILACELGYKEKAYEMYLRTSRLDLDNYNNDTEDGCHTTSMAGTWMSIVHGFGGLRVQADRLILNPSNPGHWTAYSFKIMFRGSRLKVSVTDVQVTVVNETDIPASITIFGKDYTVNGLSSVTAEGSSVTV; from the coding sequence ATGAAACAATATTTAAAAATCGACGAATGGTCCATTATTGAAGAATCCTTTGATCCACAGACCCAGGAAATCTCCGAAAGCGTCTTTAGCATCGGCAACGGGTATATGGGCGGACGCGCCAATTTTGAAGAGCAGTACAGCGGGCACAGCCTGCAGGGCAGCTATATGGCTGGCGTCTACTATCCCGACAAAACACGGGTGGGCTGGTGGAAAAACGGCTATCCGGAGTATTTTGCCAAGGTGCTGAACAGCACGAACTGGATCGGCATCAACATTGATATTGACGGCACACCGCTGGATCTGGCGGCCTGCACCGTCAGCGAATTCCGCCGGGAGCTTAACATGAAGGAAGGCACATTGTCCCGCAGCTTCACCGCAGTAACGGCTGACGGCAAGGAAGTCCGGGTCGACAGCCTCCGTATTGTCAGCATGGCCCGCCGTGAGATTGGCGCCATCCGATACTCGATCAGCCCCGTTAATTTTGCCGGTGAGCTGACCATCACCCCTTACCTGGACGGCGACATCAAGAACAAGGACGCCAACTACGACGAGAAATTCTGGAATGAAGTTGAGAAAAAAGGCGGACCGGATGGCGGACATCTGACACTGAAGACCAAAAAACTTGATTTTCACGTTACCTCTGCCTATCTCTTCGACATCCTCCTGAATGGTGAAAAGCTTGCCAGTGAAGCCGTTACCATCGAGGAAGAGAAATATGTAGCCAGCAAAGTAAGCTTCCCGGTAAAATCCGGCGATCAGGTGGTTATTTATAAGTATGCTGCCAATGTCACCTCCCGCAATCACGGGCTGGGCCAATTGGTGGAAGCAGCAGAAACCGCACTGCACAGCGCCCGGGAAGCCGGTTTTGCGACGCTTTTGACCGAACAGGCTGAGGCATGGAAAGATAAGTGGAAGGAAAGCGACATTATCATTGAAGGCGATGTATCCGCGCAGCAGGCGATCCGCTTCAATATTTTCCAGTTGAATCAGACCTATACCGGCGAAGACGACCGGCTGAACATCGGTCCTAAGGGCTTCACCGGAGAAAAATACGGCGGCAGCACCTATTGGGATACTGAAGCTTATTGTGTGCCTTTCTACTTAAGTACCGCCGATTCTTCGATTGCCCGCAACCTGCTGATCTACCGTTACAAGCATCTGGAGAAGGCGAAGGAAAACGCCCGCAAGCTCGGCTTTAAAAAAGGCGCGCTGTATCCAATGGTAACGATGAACGGTGAGGAGTGCCACAATGAGTGGGAGATTACGTTCGAAGAGATCCACCGCAACGGCGCCATTGCTTATGCTATCTATAACTATGTGAACTACACCGGAGACCAAGCCTATCTTGGGCAGTATGGCCTGGAGGTGCTGGTGGAAATCTCCCGCTTCTGGGAGGAACGCGTGCACTACGTGCCGCATAAGGACAAATATGTAATGCTCGGAGTCACCGGACCGAATGAATACGAGAACAATGTCAACAACAACTGGTATACGAACCGGATGGCCTCCTGGACGATGGAATACACCCTGGAAGCGCTGAAGTATCTGCAGGAGAATGAGTCCGCCCGTTATGCGGAGCTTGTTGATAAGCTGGAGCTGGCAGAGGATGAAACCGCAAAGTGGAATGATATTATCGCCAAAATGTACTATGCAGCCGATGAGGAACTCGGAATCTTCCTGCAGCAGGACGGCTTCCTTGACAAAGAGATCATTCAGGTCAAGGATGTGCTGCCCGAAAATCTCCCGCTGAATCAAAAATGGTCCTGGGACCGCATTCTGCGCTCCTGCTTCATCAAACAGGCCGATGTGCTGCAGGGACTCTATTTCCTCGGTGACCGTTATGATCTGGAGACCAAAAAGCGGAATTTCGACTTTTATGAACCGATTACCGTCCATGAGTCCTCCCTCTCCCCTTGCATCCATGCGATTCTCGCCTGTGAGCTGGGATACAAGGAAAAGGCATATGAAATGTACCTGCGCACATCAAGATTGGATCTCGACAATTACAACAACGATACGGAAGACGGCTGCCATACCACCAGTATGGCCGGAACCTGGATGTCGATCGTGCATGGCTTTGGCGGACTGCGGGTGCAGGCTGACCGGCTGATCCTGAATCCCTCCAATCCGGGCCACTGGACCGCTTATTCGTTCAAAATCATGTTCCGCGGCTCCCGCCTGAAGGTAAGTGTAACCGACGTGCAGGTTACGGTCGTCAATGAAACGGATATTCCGGCGTCCATCACGATTTTTGGCAAGGACTATACAGTGAACGGGCTGAGCAGCGTCACTGCCGAAGGCTCATCCGTTACGGTGTAA
- the pgmB gene encoding beta-phosphoglucomutase has translation MSEIKACLFDLDGVLVDTAKYHYIAWRELAEQLGFIFTEKDNERLKGVSRTASLNILLEIGGLTLDETRKAELAEQKNNRYVEYIAKMDSSEILPGALDFLKECRTQGIKTALGSASKNAMLILNNTGLTPYFDAIIDGTHTSAAKPDPEVFLLGARATSTEPRHCVVFEDAEAGITAAIRAGMRSVGIGSPQTLGAANLVVPSLAHISVTALRESFARV, from the coding sequence ATGTCAGAAATCAAAGCCTGTTTGTTCGATTTGGACGGCGTGCTCGTCGACACCGCCAAATATCATTACATCGCCTGGAGAGAGCTGGCCGAGCAGCTTGGCTTCATCTTCACTGAGAAAGACAATGAACGGCTTAAGGGCGTCAGCCGGACCGCATCGTTGAACATTCTGCTGGAAATCGGCGGGCTTACCCTCGATGAAACACGCAAAGCCGAGCTAGCCGAGCAGAAGAACAACCGGTACGTCGAATATATCGCCAAGATGGACAGTTCGGAGATTTTGCCGGGTGCACTGGATTTTCTGAAAGAATGCCGTACCCAGGGAATCAAGACAGCCCTTGGCTCGGCCAGCAAAAATGCGATGCTGATCCTGAACAACACTGGTCTTACCCCTTATTTCGATGCCATCATCGACGGTACGCATACCAGCGCCGCCAAGCCCGATCCCGAGGTTTTCCTTCTCGGTGCCAGAGCAACCTCTACTGAACCCAGGCACTGTGTCGTCTTCGAGGATGCCGAAGCCGGAATCACCGCAGCTATCCGCGCCGGCATGCGCAGCGTAGGAATTGGCTCCCCCCAGACATTGGGAGCCGCCAACCTTGTTGTCCCTTCGCTGGCACACATCAGTGTTACAGCCCTCAGGGAATCATTTGCACGTGTTTGA
- a CDS encoding LacI family DNA-binding transcriptional regulator — protein MTVTIKDVAKKAGVSPSTVSRVLSGHPRISLETSRKVKEIMEEMGYTPNMMAKSLVSKTTNSICIILPKPAEELFSNLFFMELIRGIVTQSSRSGYDVLISSGANEKEELESVSRLLKGRRVDGVILLYSRKDDAVIDFLESGGYPFVLVGRSDRYEDILSVDNDNIMAAFDATNHLISMGHERIGFVSGPPNLIVSRDRLEGYRKAMAKSGLEMRAEWIVEGEFLQDSGYRAMSFFMNLPNRPTALVAVDDMVSFGVLRGLNELNYKVPEDLAIVSFNNIPLSELSSPPISSIDIGIYHLGYTASQVLIQSIQKPDNHDGYTNRFVIPHRLIIRESSMHPPVKK, from the coding sequence ATGACAGTTACCATCAAGGACGTGGCTAAGAAAGCGGGAGTATCTCCCTCCACTGTATCCCGGGTGTTGTCAGGTCATCCCAGAATTAGCCTAGAAACTTCCCGTAAAGTCAAAGAAATTATGGAGGAAATGGGCTACACTCCGAATATGATGGCCAAAAGCCTGGTTTCGAAGACCACGAACAGCATTTGCATCATTCTACCGAAGCCGGCTGAAGAGCTGTTCTCCAATTTATTTTTTATGGAATTAATCCGCGGGATCGTTACGCAGTCCAGCCGTTCCGGCTATGATGTGCTGATCAGCTCCGGAGCGAACGAGAAGGAAGAGCTGGAATCTGTATCGCGGCTGCTCAAGGGGCGCCGTGTTGACGGCGTTATTCTGCTGTATTCACGCAAAGATGATGCCGTGATTGATTTTCTGGAATCGGGTGGTTATCCCTTTGTTCTGGTAGGGCGAAGTGACCGCTATGAGGATATTTTATCGGTGGATAATGATAATATCATGGCTGCTTTCGATGCTACCAACCACTTGATCTCCATGGGACATGAACGCATTGGCTTCGTGAGCGGGCCGCCCAATCTCATCGTTTCACGCGACCGGCTGGAAGGCTACCGCAAAGCAATGGCAAAGAGCGGACTGGAAATGCGGGCAGAATGGATTGTCGAAGGCGAGTTTCTGCAGGACAGCGGCTACAGGGCCATGTCTTTTTTCATGAATCTCCCGAACCGTCCCACAGCACTCGTTGCAGTCGATGATATGGTTTCTTTCGGTGTACTGAGAGGGTTGAATGAGCTGAACTACAAAGTTCCTGAGGATCTGGCGATCGTCAGCTTTAACAATATTCCATTGTCGGAATTGTCCAGTCCACCGATCAGCAGTATCGATATCGGCATTTATCATCTTGGCTACACAGCTTCCCAGGTGCTGATCCAGAGTATCCAGAAGCCGGATAACCATGACGGATATACGAACCGGTTCGTGATTCCCCACCGCTTGATCATCAGAGAGTCATCCATGCACCCACCCGTAAAAAAGTAA